One genomic segment of Helicobacter pylori NQ4053 includes these proteins:
- a CDS encoding UDP-N-acetylmuramoyl-L-alanyl-D-glutamate--2,6-diaminopimelate ligase, translating to MKLKKTLTYQNHTYSFLSDNTHEVLENPKEILFVKTPLNEKYAPLIAEKNLAILDFNELKNYFDFKIKIVGITGTNGKTTTASLMYSLLLDLNKKTALLGTRGFFINDTQIKEKGLTTPTLLELYSDLEEAVRLKCEYFIMEVSSHAIVQKRIAGLDFALKILTNITSDHLDFHQNIENYRDIKNSFFKDEGLKVINRDETNALFNPINARTYALDKKAHLNVQAFSLNPSISASLCYQQNLRDPNLKEIVLIHSPLLGRYNLYNILAGVLGVKLLTQLPLETITPLLENFYGVKGRLEIVHSQPLVVVDFAHTTDGMQQVFESFKNQKITALFGAGGDRDKTKRPKMGAIASCYAHQIILTSDNPRSENEEDIIKDILKGINDSSKVIIEKDRKKAILNALENLKDDEVLLILGKGDENIQIFKDKTIFFSDQEVVKDYYLNLKQG from the coding sequence ATGAAGCTTAAAAAAACCCTGACTTATCAAAACCACACCTATTCTTTTTTGAGCGATAACACGCATGAAGTTTTAGAAAACCCTAAAGAAATCCTTTTTGTCAAAACGCCTTTAAACGAAAAATACGCCCCCTTAATTGCAGAAAAAAACCTGGCTATTTTAGATTTTAACGAGCTTAAAAACTACTTTGATTTTAAGATTAAAATTGTAGGGATTACTGGCACTAATGGTAAAACGACCACAGCGAGTTTGATGTATTCCTTGCTCTTAGATTTGAATAAAAAGACCGCTCTTTTAGGCACAAGAGGGTTTTTTATCAACGACACACAAATCAAAGAAAAGGGCTTGACCACGCCCACTCTTTTAGAGCTTTATAGCGATTTAGAAGAAGCGGTGCGTTTAAAATGCGAATACTTTATTATGGAAGTGAGCTCCCATGCGATTGTCCAAAAGCGCATCGCTGGGCTTGATTTCGCCCTTAAAATTCTCACTAATATCACAAGCGATCATTTAGATTTCCATCAAAATATAGAAAATTACAGAGATATTAAAAACAGCTTTTTTAAAGATGAGGGCTTGAAAGTGATTAACAGAGATGAAACAAACGCCCTTTTTAACCCCATTAACGCGCGCACTTACGCGCTGGATAAAAAAGCGCATTTAAACGTTCAAGCCTTTTCGCTCAACCCCTCCATCAGCGCGTCTTTATGCTACCAACAAAATTTAAGAGATCCTAATCTTAAAGAAATCGTTCTCATCCATTCCCCCCTTTTAGGGCGTTACAACCTTTATAATATCTTAGCGGGCGTTTTAGGGGTCAAATTACTCACTCAATTACCTCTAGAAACGATCACGCCGTTATTAGAAAACTTTTATGGGGTTAAGGGGCGTTTGGAAATTGTGCATTCTCAACCTTTAGTAGTTGTGGATTTTGCCCACACCACAGACGGCATGCAACAAGTTTTTGAAAGCTTTAAGAATCAAAAAATCACCGCTCTTTTTGGAGCAGGGGGCGATAGGGATAAAACCAAGCGCCCTAAAATGGGAGCGATAGCGAGTTGTTATGCGCATCAAATCATCTTAACTTCAGACAACCCCAGAAGCGAGAATGAAGAAGACATTATCAAGGATATTTTAAAAGGCATCAATGATTCTTCTAAAGTCATTATAGAAAAAGACCGAAAAAAGGCTATTTTAAACGCTTTAGAAAATTTAAAAGACGATGAGGTGTTGTTGATTTTAGGCAAGGGTGATGAAAACATTCAAATCTTTAAAGACAAAACGATTTTTTTTAGCGACCAAGAAGTCGTTAAAGATTATTATCTCAATTTAAAACAAGGATAA
- a CDS encoding outer membrane protein, which translates to MLNFMTKKKNRMQDCKMVGKNFNRKESVLIAQSLDISKKGSVILGTLLSSLWLTNPLNAHEKNGAFVGISLEVGRADQKTNAYKNGELFQVPFGDVSANDNGKVPDGQTGGCQPASGTPGTPGYTKANCVVNWTSRTMLSTNKNIPGRNQPMYGLGVMTGYKHFIGKKRWFGLRYYGFFDYGHTNFSNSRAANAISPFYLSDQKADMYTYGFGTDMLFNIIDKPKATAGFFLGVNFAGNTWTNNRVGYFKDGYVYGVNTDADAYMTNADGTITCGDTTPASCDVGINPNSVYTTGKLNAKVNHTIFQFLVNVGIRTNIFEHHGIEFGIKIPTLPNHFFKGSTTIRAKKQGPLENGNPTTITGAETNFSLTQTLRRQYSMYLRYVYTF; encoded by the coding sequence ATGCTCAATTTTATGACAAAGAAGAAAAATAGAATGCAAGATTGCAAAATGGTTGGTAAAAATTTTAATCGTAAGGAATCTGTTTTGATAGCTCAATCTTTAGATATTTCTAAAAAAGGCTCGGTAATTTTAGGCACTCTTTTGAGTTCGTTATGGCTGACAAACCCCTTAAATGCTCATGAAAAGAATGGCGCGTTTGTGGGGATTAGCTTGGAAGTGGGTAGGGCTGATCAAAAGACCAACGCTTATAAAAACGGCGAGTTGTTTCAAGTGCCTTTTGGCGATGTTTCGGCTAATGATAATGGCAAAGTTCCTGACGGGCAGACCGGTGGCTGTCAGCCAGCTTCAGGGACGCCAGGAACGCCAGGCTATACTAAAGCTAACTGCGTGGTCAATTGGACTTCTCGCACCATGCTAAGCACCAATAAAAACATTCCTGGCCGTAACCAGCCGATGTATGGGCTAGGCGTGATGACAGGCTATAAGCATTTTATCGGTAAAAAAAGGTGGTTTGGGTTGCGTTATTATGGCTTTTTTGATTACGGGCATACCAATTTCTCTAACTCCAGAGCCGCTAACGCTATATCGCCTTTTTATTTGAGCGATCAAAAAGCGGACATGTATACTTATGGTTTTGGCACAGACATGCTTTTTAACATTATAGACAAGCCTAAAGCCACGGCTGGGTTTTTTCTAGGCGTGAATTTTGCGGGTAACACTTGGACCAATAATCGTGTGGGGTATTTTAAGGACGGGTATGTTTATGGCGTCAATACCGACGCTGACGCTTACATGACTAACGCTGATGGCACAATCACATGCGGGGACACGACGCCGGCGAGTTGTGATGTGGGGATTAACCCTAATAGCGTCTATACCACAGGAAAATTAAACGCTAAGGTGAATCACACGATTTTCCAATTTTTAGTGAATGTGGGCATTAGAACCAATATTTTTGAACACCATGGCATTGAGTTTGGTATCAAAATCCCCACGCTCCCTAACCACTTTTTCAAAGGCTCTACTACTATAAGAGCGAAAAAACAAGGCCCGCTAGAGAATGGGAACCCGACTACTATCACAGGAGCAGAAACCAATTTCAGCTTAACCCAAACCTTACGCCGTCAGTATTCTATGTATTTGCGTTATGTTTATACTTTTTAA
- a CDS encoding LptF/LptG family permease translates to MRLFRFVGWYYFKYFLIVLLALELFFVGIDSLKYADKMPDSANMIILFFTYDILFALNYTLPISLLLAMVLFYITFIKSNQYTALLSIGFSKCQILSPIFLISLFFTAVYVGLNATPFVYMEEKTQNLIYKDNSLSVSEHLLVKYNDDYVYFDKINPLLQKAQNIKVFRLKDKTLESYAEAKEAFFEDKYWILHDTTIYEMPLSFELGANALSTTRLKTFKTLKNFRPKVLDTIYQNKPAVSITDALLSLHALVRQNADTKKVRSFLYVFAILPFFVPFLSVLIAYFSPSLARYENLALLGLKFIIITLVVWGLFFALGKFSISGILIPEIGVLSPFFVFLALSLWYFKKLNKRL, encoded by the coding sequence GTGCGTTTGTTTAGATTTGTGGGGTGGTATTATTTCAAATACTTTTTAATCGTGCTTTTAGCTTTAGAATTGTTTTTTGTAGGCATTGACAGCCTGAAATACGCCGATAAAATGCCCGATTCTGCGAACATGATCATTTTATTTTTCACCTATGATATTTTATTCGCTCTCAATTACACCTTGCCCATTTCCTTGCTTTTGGCGATGGTTTTATTTTATATCACCTTCATTAAATCCAACCAATACACCGCCCTGCTCTCCATTGGCTTTTCCAAATGCCAGATTTTAAGCCCTATTTTTTTGATTAGCCTGTTTTTCACGGCTGTTTATGTGGGGTTGAACGCGACTCCTTTTGTGTATATGGAAGAAAAAACGCAAAATTTAATCTATAAAGACAATTCTTTGAGCGTCTCAGAGCATTTGTTAGTGAAATATAACGATGATTATGTGTATTTTGATAAGATTAATCCCTTATTGCAAAAAGCCCAAAATATCAAGGTTTTTCGCCTAAAAGATAAGACTTTAGAATCTTACGCTGAAGCTAAAGAAGCTTTTTTTGAAGACAAGTATTGGATCTTGCATGACACTACTATCTATGAGATGCCCTTGAGTTTTGAACTGGGCGCGAACGCTTTAAGCACCACGCGTTTAAAAACCTTTAAAACGCTCAAAAATTTCCGCCCTAAAGTTTTAGACACCATTTATCAAAACAAGCCTGCGGTTTCTATCACAGACGCTCTTTTATCCTTGCATGCTTTAGTGCGCCAAAACGCGGACACGAAAAAAGTGCGCTCGTTTTTGTATGTGTTTGCGATTTTGCCCTTTTTTGTGCCGTTTTTAAGCGTTTTAATCGCTTATTTTTCACCCAGTCTCGCCCGCTATGAAAACCTGGCTCTTTTAGGGCTAAAGTTTATCATTATCACGCTCGTTGTTTGGGGGCTATTCTTTGCTTTAGGGAAATTCAGCATTTCAGGGATACTCATTCCTGAAATAGGCGTGCTATCGCCCTTTTTCGTATTTTTAGCTCTTAGTCTTTGGTATTTTAAAAAGCTTAATAAGAGATTGTAA
- a CDS encoding tRNA1(Val) (adenine(37)-N6)-methyltransferase — protein sequence MDRKLLRLYQPLNAYSYNSDSLFLYDFSRPFIKNSGAILDIGSGCGVLGLLCARDNPLASVHLVEKDSKMAFCSQKNALKFPNAQAFEGDFLDFNPPILYDAIVCNPPFYALGSIKSKNKGHARHQSELDFASLVAKVKKCLKPKGYFIFCYEALSLCLVIESLKSVKLTLETLRFVQSFKDKNAHLMLGAARNNSKSALKVLPPLITHHSKNQSDNTKEVLNIYQICNTYSIKVPLD from the coding sequence ATGGATAGAAAACTCTTAAGATTATACCAGCCCTTAAACGCTTATTCTTACAATAGCGATTCGCTTTTTTTATACGATTTTTCACGCCCTTTTATCAAAAATAGCGGCGCGATTTTAGACATAGGCTCAGGGTGTGGGGTTCTAGGCTTGCTCTGCGCTAGAGATAACCCGCTGGCGAGCGTTCATTTAGTGGAAAAGGATAGCAAAATGGCGTTTTGCTCCCAAAAAAACGCCCTCAAATTCCCTAACGCCCAAGCGTTTGAGGGCGATTTTTTAGATTTCAACCCCCCGATTTTGTATGATGCGATTGTGTGCAACCCTCCTTTTTATGCTTTAGGCTCTATTAAATCTAAAAACAAAGGGCATGCGAGACACCAGAGCGAATTAGACTTCGCTTCTTTAGTGGCTAAAGTGAAAAAATGCCTGAAACCTAAAGGGTATTTTATTTTTTGCTATGAAGCCTTATCGCTTTGCTTGGTCATAGAAAGCCTAAAAAGCGTTAAACTCACGCTAGAAACTTTAAGGTTTGTCCAAAGTTTTAAAGACAAAAACGCCCATTTGATGCTTGGAGCGGCCAGGAATAATTCCAAAAGCGCTCTAAAAGTTCTGCCCCCTTTAATCACGCACCATTCCAAAAACCAAAGCGACAACACCAAAGAAGTTTTAAATATCTATCAAATTTGTAACACCTATTCTATCAAAGTGCCTTTAGATTGA
- the pth gene encoding aminoacyl-tRNA hydrolase, producing the protein MTLLVGLGNPTLRYDHTRHNAGFDILDSLVSELDLSFTFSPKHNAYLCVYKDFILLKPQTYMNLSGESVLSTKNFYKTKELLIVHDDLDLPLGVVKFKNGGGNGGHNGLKSIDALCSNSYYRLRVGISKGINITEHVLSKFHNNEEPLKNAAFEHAKNALKFFIESHDFNAMQNRFTLKKPLKIES; encoded by the coding sequence ATGACGCTTTTAGTGGGTTTAGGCAACCCTACTTTGCGTTACGATCACACCAGACACAACGCTGGTTTTGATATTTTAGATTCACTCGTTAGCGAGTTGGATCTTTCTTTCACTTTTTCTCCCAAACACAACGCTTATTTATGCGTTTATAAGGATTTTATCTTACTCAAGCCCCAAACTTACATGAATTTGAGCGGCGAGAGCGTTTTAAGCACTAAAAATTTTTACAAAACCAAAGAGCTTTTAATCGTCCATGATGACTTGGATTTACCTTTAGGCGTTGTGAAATTTAAAAATGGCGGAGGGAACGGGGGGCATAACGGCCTAAAATCCATTGATGCCTTATGTTCTAATTCTTATTACCGCTTGAGAGTGGGGATTTCTAAAGGGATCAATATCACCGAGCATGTGCTTTCAAAATTCCACAACAACGAAGAGCCTTTAAAAAACGCTGCATTTGAACATGCCAAAAATGCCTTAAAATTTTTTATAGAAAGCCATGATTTTAACGCCATGCAAAATCGTTTCACGCTTAAAAAACCTTTAAAAATAGAAAGTTAG
- a CDS encoding 50S ribosomal protein L25/general stress protein Ctc: protein MLEGVIRESITKANAKALKKDGYLIANIYGKGVENVNCAFKLNPFIKYLKEKKHLIFPVKLGDKTFEVVVQEYQKNPVTNELIHVDLLAVTKGVKSKFKVPVKHQGTPVGLKNKGILMLSKKRISVECAPEHLPDHYLVDVAPLDVNESILVRDLEKHENVKILDHDSIAVIGVIKAK, encoded by the coding sequence ATGTTAGAAGGCGTTATTAGAGAGAGTATTACTAAAGCTAACGCTAAAGCTTTAAAAAAAGATGGCTATCTAATCGCAAATATTTATGGAAAGGGTGTTGAAAACGTGAATTGCGCGTTCAAATTAAACCCTTTCATTAAATACCTTAAGGAAAAAAAGCATTTGATTTTCCCGGTGAAATTAGGGGATAAGACTTTTGAAGTCGTGGTTCAAGAATACCAAAAAAACCCCGTTACTAACGAGCTTATCCATGTGGATTTACTCGCTGTTACTAAGGGCGTGAAGTCTAAGTTTAAAGTCCCTGTCAAACACCAAGGCACTCCAGTGGGCTTGAAAAATAAAGGGATTTTGATGCTCTCTAAAAAGCGTATCAGCGTGGAATGCGCTCCAGAGCATTTGCCCGATCACTACTTAGTGGATGTAGCCCCTTTAGACGTGAATGAGTCTATTTTGGTACGCGATTTAGAAAAACACGAAAATGTTAAGATCTTAGATCATGATTCTATCGCTGTGATCGGTGTGATTAAAGCGAAGTGA
- the tal gene encoding transaldolase: protein MQEFSLWCDFIERDFLENDFLKLINKGAICGATSNPSLFCEAITKSAFYQDEIAKLKGKKAKEIYETLALKDILQASSALMPLYEKDPNNGYISLEIDPFLEDDAIKSIDEAKRLFKALNRPNVMIKVPASESGLEVISALAQASIPINVTLVFSPKIASEIAQILAKEVRKRAVISVFVSRFDKEIDPLVPKNLQAQSGIMNATECYYQINQHANTLISTLFASTGVKSNSLAKDYYIKALCFKNSINTAPLDALNAYLLDPNTECQTPLKITEIEAFKKELKAQNIDLENTAQKLLKEGLIAFKQSFEKLLSSF, encoded by the coding sequence ATGCAAGAATTCAGTTTGTGGTGCGATTTTATAGAAAGGGATTTTTTAGAAAACGACTTTTTAAAGCTCATCAATAAGGGGGCTATTTGTGGGGCGACGAGTAACCCTAGTTTGTTTTGCGAAGCGATCACAAAAAGCGCGTTTTATCAAGATGAAATCGCTAAACTCAAAGGCAAAAAAGCTAAAGAAATTTATGAAACCTTGGCGTTAAAGGATATTTTACAAGCTTCTAGTGCGTTAATGCCTTTATATGAAAAAGACCCTAATAATGGCTACATTAGCCTAGAAATTGACCCTTTTTTAGAAGATGATGCCATTAAAAGCATTGATGAAGCCAAGCGGTTATTCAAAGCATTAAACCGCCCTAATGTGATGATTAAAGTCCCGGCGAGCGAGAGCGGTCTTGAAGTCATTAGCGCTCTGGCTCAAGCCTCTATCCCCATTAATGTAACTCTAGTCTTTTCGCCTAAAATTGCTAGTGAAATCGCTCAAATCTTAGCCAAAGAAGTGCGAAAGAGAGCGGTCATTAGCGTGTTTGTCTCACGATTTGACAAAGAAATAGACCCACTAGTGCCAAAAAACTTGCAAGCTCAAAGCGGGATCATGAACGCTACCGAGTGCTATTACCAAATCAACCAGCATGCTAATACGCTAATAAGCACCCTTTTTGCGTCCACAGGCGTTAAATCTAATTCTTTAGCTAAAGATTATTACATTAAAGCGCTGTGTTTTAAAAACTCTATCAACACAGCCCCCCTAGACGCCCTAAACGCTTATTTGCTTGACCCAAACACCGAGTGTCAAACCCCTTTAAAAATCACAGAAATTGAAGCGTTTAAAAAAGAATTAAAAGCGCAAAACATTGATTTAGAAAACACCGCCCAAAAACTCCTTAAAGAAGGCTTGATAGCGTTCAAACAATCCTTTGAAAAGCTTTTAAGCAGTTTTTGA
- a CDS encoding phospholipase D-like domain-containing protein: MSSVQILSNLNYPKVINEGLRNSLSTHIAVAFLKYSGVEVIQDALIDSLEKGAEFEIIVGLDFKTTDSKSIRFLLDLNKTYKKLRFYCYGDKENNKTDIVFHPKIYMFDNGKEKTSIIGSTNLTKGGLENNFEVNTIFTEKKPLYYTQLNAIYNSIKYADSLFTPNEEYLESYDEVFSAIIKNEQKVSKDKSIQEKIKKIEKQEKLLPGTIPSIKAMIVEFIFACEEKGVKQVALQDIYQALEERIKKEEWGYKYKSDTFRNTIRGELNHHVLKDNPSKDNLGLFERPKKASYALTPKGRLYKGR; encoded by the coding sequence GTGAGTTCTGTTCAAATCCTATCTAATCTCAATTATCCCAAAGTGATTAACGAAGGGCTAAGAAATTCTTTAAGCACTCATATTGCAGTTGCTTTTTTAAAATACAGTGGGGTTGAAGTGATTCAAGATGCTTTGATTGATTCTTTAGAAAAGGGGGCAGAATTTGAGATTATTGTAGGACTTGATTTTAAAACAACCGACTCAAAATCCATACGATTTTTGCTAGACTTAAATAAAACTTATAAAAAATTAAGATTTTATTGCTACGGCGACAAAGAAAATAACAAAACAGATATTGTATTCCACCCTAAAATTTATATGTTTGACAACGGAAAAGAAAAAACTTCCATTATAGGTAGCACTAATTTAACCAAAGGAGGGTTGGAGAATAATTTTGAAGTCAATACCATTTTTACAGAAAAGAAACCCTTATATTACACGCAGTTAAACGCTATTTATAATTCTATAAAATATGCAGATAGTTTATTCACTCCTAATGAAGAGTATTTAGAAAGCTATGATGAAGTTTTTAGCGCCATTATTAAAAATGAACAAAAAGTCTCAAAAGATAAAAGCATTCAAGAAAAGATTAAAAAGATTGAAAAACAAGAAAAATTGCTTCCTGGAACTATCCCCTCTATCAAGGCAATGATAGTGGAATTTATTTTCGCTTGTGAGGAAAAAGGCGTTAAACAAGTAGCATTACAAGATATTTATCAAGCGTTAGAAGAGCGAATAAAAAAAGAAGAGTGGGGATACAAATACAAAAGCGATACTTTTAGAAACACTATCAGGGGCGAACTCAACCACCATGTACTGAAAGATAACCCTTCAAAAGATAACTTGGGACTTTTTGAGAGACCAAAAAAAGCTTCTTATGCACTAACACCAAAAGGGCGTTTGTATAAAGGACGCTAA
- a CDS encoding CopD family copper resistance protein, with protein MDAIYPYVLVVHLLCAIIFIGYLFFDGVIFPNVKKMFGEEFANKANTGITQRAVKIMPLCVLGLVLTGGMMLSQYMGGDKGWCETPFQKILMLKVILALSIFLLVLFSLSCKFLGKKNPIGKYIHPIALTFGFLIAILAKTMWFV; from the coding sequence ATGGATGCGATTTATCCTTATGTGTTGGTTGTTCATTTATTGTGCGCCATTATTTTTATTGGCTACTTGTTTTTTGATGGGGTAATTTTCCCTAATGTGAAGAAAATGTTTGGCGAAGAGTTTGCCAATAAAGCGAATACAGGAATCACTCAAAGAGCGGTAAAAATCATGCCTTTGTGCGTTTTAGGGCTTGTTTTGACAGGGGGCATGATGCTTAGTCAATACATGGGGGGCGATAAAGGCTGGTGTGAAACTCCTTTTCAAAAGATACTCATGCTTAAAGTGATTTTAGCGTTAAGCATTTTTCTTTTGGTGCTTTTTTCTTTATCGTGTAAGTTTTTGGGTAAGAAAAACCCTATTGGCAAATATATCCACCCTATCGCTCTAACTTTTGGCTTTTTAATCGCCATTTTAGCCAAAACGATGTGGTTTGTTTAA
- a CDS encoding heavy metal translocating P-type ATPase: MKCSHCQLEFKESELFKETINHKELHFCCAGCARVYALLTDLNLESFYDKLNDSTLAPVTPQDPMNILELEQALEENNKSDFILNLLLEKTHCNACLWLNQKVLERLKGVKKVSVNFTTHHLQIVFDKSLNPKEIIQKIESLGYGAKIYNAKNYTLKAQKEQRSYLLTLSVGFFATMNLMFIAIAKYASYGGANYGGGMDKLMQRNLDLVSLFLSLLVLVVVGRFFIKGAFYGLKNGVLGMDLSVSFGALSAFVYSVYAMLVFQETYFEASSTILTLVFGSKFLELKARLFANEKCLALESHEIHSVIIVENGKQIEKHPKDVAIGSVVWVPSGAKIALDGVLLNNASVDASLISGEFKPLELGVNDPILGGYVNVGVPFSYQVSANFQNSRLSSLLETLKKSFLEKPLIESSANQIADIFSKAVLFLAFVSFLLWQFGLGGNFEKALMVCISVLVISCPCAFALATPIALVIGVFKNPLIVFKEALFLETLAKVKKIFIDKTGTLTQKEVLLKEKIIHEEFDERLLKSLLKTREHLAHSAILKTLNGDEVDLEKIEFFAHGLKANYQNETLLVGSLKFLKSMGVDLKVKESANIMVGFAKNKTLCALFILEERLKANAKEVIQALQNKGLELEILSGDNESSVKECAKKLGISKYHAHLTPEDKAQIVSSYKGVCAMIGDGNNDALALKQASVSLGFEKSALSKSACDILLLEEDLSLLEKAFHNAQKVYQVVLQNIVLSLIYNAILIPVAMLGYINPLIASLSMSGSSLLVVLNSLRLKRS; the protein is encoded by the coding sequence ATGAAATGTTCGCATTGCCAGTTGGAGTTTAAAGAAAGTGAGCTTTTTAAAGAGACCATTAATCACAAGGAATTGCATTTTTGCTGTGCAGGGTGCGCTAGGGTGTATGCGTTATTAACAGATTTGAATTTAGAGAGCTTTTATGACAAGTTAAACGATTCCACTTTAGCCCCTGTAACGCCCCAAGATCCAATGAATATTTTAGAATTAGAACAAGCCCTTGAAGAAAACAATAAAAGCGATTTTATCCTTAATCTTTTGCTAGAAAAAACGCATTGTAACGCTTGCTTGTGGCTCAATCAAAAGGTTTTAGAGCGCTTAAAGGGGGTTAAAAAAGTGAGCGTGAATTTCACCACCCACCATTTGCAAATCGTGTTTGACAAGTCCTTAAACCCTAAAGAGATTATTCAAAAAATTGAGAGTTTGGGCTATGGGGCTAAAATTTATAACGCAAAAAATTACACCCTGAAAGCCCAAAAAGAGCAACGCTCCTACTTGCTTACTTTAAGCGTGGGGTTTTTTGCCACCATGAATTTGATGTTTATTGCCATTGCCAAATACGCAAGCTATGGCGGTGCGAATTATGGCGGTGGCATGGATAAACTCATGCAAAGGAATTTGGATCTCGTATCGCTCTTTTTAAGCTTGTTGGTGCTAGTGGTGGTGGGGCGTTTTTTCATTAAGGGGGCGTTTTATGGGCTAAAAAATGGCGTTTTGGGCATGGATTTGAGCGTGTCTTTTGGAGCGTTATCGGCGTTTGTTTATTCCGTTTATGCGATGTTGGTGTTTCAAGAGACTTATTTTGAAGCGAGCAGCACGATTTTAACGCTTGTTTTTGGCTCTAAGTTTTTGGAATTAAAAGCCAGGCTGTTTGCGAATGAAAAATGTTTGGCCCTAGAATCGCATGAAATCCATAGCGTGATTATTGTAGAAAACGGCAAGCAGATAGAAAAACACCCTAAAGATGTGGCGATAGGCTCTGTTGTTTGGGTGCCAAGCGGGGCTAAAATCGCACTAGATGGCGTGCTTTTAAATAACGCGAGCGTGGATGCGTCTTTGATCAGCGGGGAGTTTAAGCCTTTGGAATTGGGGGTTAATGATCCAATTTTAGGGGGTTATGTGAATGTGGGCGTGCCTTTTAGCTATCAAGTGAGCGCTAATTTTCAAAACTCACGCCTTTCTAGTTTGTTAGAAACTTTAAAAAAGAGTTTTTTAGAAAAACCCTTAATTGAGAGCAGCGCGAATCAAATCGCGGATATTTTTTCTAAAGCGGTGTTGTTTTTAGCCTTTGTGAGCTTTTTATTGTGGCAATTTGGTTTGGGGGGTAATTTTGAAAAAGCCTTAATGGTGTGTATTAGCGTGTTAGTCATAAGCTGCCCTTGTGCGTTCGCTTTAGCTACGCCCATTGCGTTAGTGATAGGGGTGTTTAAAAACCCTTTGATCGTGTTTAAAGAAGCGTTGTTTTTAGAAACCCTGGCTAAAGTGAAAAAAATCTTTATAGACAAAACCGGCACCCTCACGCAAAAAGAAGTCCTTTTAAAAGAAAAAATCATTCATGAAGAATTTGACGAAAGGCTTTTGAAGAGTCTTTTAAAAACCAGGGAGCATTTAGCCCATAGTGCGATCCTTAAAACTCTAAATGGCGATGAGGTTGATTTAGAAAAGATAGAGTTTTTCGCTCATGGCCTGAAAGCGAATTATCAAAACGAAACCTTGTTAGTGGGGAGTTTGAAATTTTTAAAATCCATGGGGGTTGATTTAAAGGTTAAAGAGAGCGCTAATATCATGGTAGGCTTTGCGAAAAACAAGACCTTATGCGCGTTATTCATTTTAGAAGAGCGTTTGAAAGCTAACGCTAAAGAAGTCATTCAGGCTTTGCAAAATAAAGGTTTGGAATTAGAAATTTTAAGCGGGGATAATGAAAGCTCGGTTAAGGAGTGTGCGAAAAAATTAGGGATTTCTAAGTATCATGCCCATTTGACCCCTGAAGATAAGGCTCAAATCGTCAGCTCTTATAAGGGCGTGTGCGCAATGATAGGCGATGGCAATAATGACGCGCTAGCCTTAAAACAAGCGAGCGTTTCTTTGGGGTTTGAAAAAAGCGCTTTGAGTAAAAGCGCATGCGATATTTTGCTTTTAGAAGAGGATTTGAGTTTGCTAGAAAAAGCGTTTCATAACGCTCAAAAAGTCTATCAAGTGGTGCTGCAAAACATTGTTTTGAGCTTGATTTATAACGCTATCTTAATCCCGGTCGCTATGCTAGGATACATCAACCCTTTAATAGCGAGTTTGAGCATGAGTGGTAGCTCTCTCTTAGTGGTTTTAAATTCTTTGAGGTTGAAACGCTCTTAA
- a CDS encoding NifU family protein, whose amino-acid sequence MIEFSDEDLQKPVRIVIEKIRPYLLKDGGNIEVLGVKSMKIYVALEGACKTCSSSKITLKNVIERQLKMDIHPNLEVVCLENAKEFDKL is encoded by the coding sequence ATGATAGAATTTAGCGATGAAGATTTACAAAAACCGGTGCGTATTGTAATAGAAAAGATCCGCCCTTACTTGCTCAAAGATGGCGGCAATATTGAAGTGCTAGGGGTGAAAAGCATGAAAATTTATGTGGCTTTAGAAGGAGCGTGTAAGACTTGCTCTAGCAGTAAAATCACTTTAAAAAATGTCATTGAAAGGCAGCTTAAAATGGATATCCACCCCAATTTAGAAGTGGTGTGCTTAGAAAACGCTAAGGAGTTTGATAAGCTTTAA